The following coding sequences lie in one Myxococcus xanthus genomic window:
- a CDS encoding efflux RND transporter permease subunit, translating into MAKSGGDMWIVRLALRRPYTFVVAALLLVFVSVQVIRESPTDILPEVDIPVISVVWSYDGLPAQQIERQITQYSEYSLANNVANLARQESQSFDGVSVARLYLHPGADVAEAMAQVTASSQSITRRMPPGTQPPIILRYSASSVPILQVSFSSETLTESQIYDHVNQRVRPLLGTVRGARIPQLMGGKVRQMTVDLDLEALEAHGLAPHDVASAVSAQNLVLPTGNLKMGAHEYRVTLNSSPETLAALNDIPVRRGDGRVVFLRDVAHVHDGFAVQTNIAREEGRRSVILSVMKTGDASTLEVARRVRELLPTIQAAAPEGLSVRLLADQSSFVTAAIHGLLAEGVIAALLTATMILLFLGSWRSTLIIAISIPLSVLAAILVLRGLGYTLDSMTLGGLALAVGILVDDATVEIENIHRNLAMGKPLTQAILDGAEQIAVPAFVASLSIGIVFISVLFLEGPARYLFLPMGLAVGLSVMASYLLSRTLVPTLVQFLLRAEVQRHGQPQTGWLARLHHRFEAGFERFRARYVGALQGALARPRRVLVLFLLAVLAAVGLMPFVGRDFFPTVDAGQLRLHVVAPPGTRIEETERYLSLVEDAVRELIPAEDRVSLIDMMGMPGGYNLALTDTSNVSSADGEVLVTLAPQRRVRTDAYVRLLREQLPRRFPELTFYFQPADIVTQILNFGLPSPIDVQVSGSQREATYAIARKLEAELGQVRGAVDVRLSQVVNAPRLHFEVDRVRASAVGLTQRDVANNVLLTVSSSSQVSPSFWIDPKTGNSYPLSVRVPETRVSSVEDLTRMALPTREGPQLLGDLTRVQREWTPVFVTHVDIQPTFNVRADVQDTDLGSVASRLERLVERYREELPPGSRIQVRGQVDSMRTSFDRLLLGLLFAAVLVYALMVVNFQSWLDPFIIITALPGAVVGMVVSLFATQTPFSIPSLMGAIMSVGVATANSVLVVSFANEQLARGASAAEAALEAGRVRVRPVLMTALAMGLGMLPMSLNLSEGGEQNAALGCAVIGGLVGATVATLFFVPVVYSLMQARRAVRAASPELEPSVTA; encoded by the coding sequence ATGGCAAAGAGCGGAGGCGATATGTGGATCGTCCGGCTGGCGCTCCGACGCCCCTATACCTTCGTGGTGGCGGCGCTGCTGCTCGTCTTCGTGAGTGTGCAGGTCATCCGCGAATCCCCCACGGACATTCTCCCCGAGGTCGACATCCCCGTCATCAGCGTCGTCTGGAGCTATGACGGGCTGCCCGCGCAGCAGATCGAGCGGCAGATCACCCAGTACAGTGAGTACTCCCTGGCGAACAACGTGGCGAACCTGGCCCGGCAGGAAAGCCAGTCGTTCGACGGTGTATCGGTCGCCCGGTTGTATCTACACCCCGGGGCTGACGTGGCCGAGGCCATGGCTCAGGTGACGGCGTCCTCGCAATCCATCACCCGGCGCATGCCTCCGGGGACGCAGCCGCCCATCATCCTCCGGTATTCGGCCAGCAGTGTGCCCATCCTCCAGGTGTCGTTCAGCAGCGAGACGCTCACCGAGTCGCAAATCTACGACCATGTGAATCAACGCGTCCGGCCCCTGCTCGGCACGGTCCGGGGCGCGCGCATTCCCCAGCTCATGGGCGGCAAGGTCCGTCAGATGACCGTGGACCTGGACCTGGAGGCCCTCGAGGCCCATGGGCTGGCGCCGCATGACGTCGCCTCGGCGGTCTCCGCGCAGAACCTGGTCCTGCCCACGGGGAACCTCAAGATGGGCGCGCACGAGTACCGCGTGACGCTCAACAGCAGTCCGGAGACGCTCGCTGCGCTCAATGACATCCCGGTGCGCCGGGGCGATGGCCGCGTCGTGTTCCTCCGGGACGTGGCGCACGTGCATGACGGCTTCGCGGTGCAGACGAACATCGCCCGGGAGGAGGGCCGGCGCTCCGTCATCCTGTCCGTGATGAAGACGGGGGACGCCTCGACGCTGGAGGTCGCCCGCCGCGTGCGCGAGCTGCTGCCCACCATCCAGGCCGCCGCGCCGGAGGGGCTGTCGGTGCGGTTGCTGGCGGACCAGTCCTCCTTCGTGACGGCCGCCATCCACGGGCTCCTGGCTGAAGGGGTCATCGCCGCGCTGCTGACGGCGACGATGATCCTCCTGTTCCTGGGAAGCTGGCGGAGCACGCTCATCATCGCCATCTCCATTCCCTTGTCGGTGCTCGCGGCCATCCTGGTGTTGCGGGGCCTTGGGTACACGCTCGACTCAATGACGCTGGGCGGGCTGGCGCTCGCCGTGGGCATCCTCGTGGATGACGCCACGGTGGAGATAGAGAACATCCACCGCAACCTGGCCATGGGGAAGCCGCTCACCCAGGCCATCCTGGATGGCGCGGAGCAGATCGCCGTGCCGGCCTTCGTCGCCTCGCTCTCCATTGGCATCGTGTTCATCTCGGTGCTCTTCCTGGAGGGGCCGGCCCGGTACCTGTTCCTGCCCATGGGCCTGGCGGTGGGGCTCTCCGTCATGGCCTCGTATCTGCTCTCGCGCACGCTCGTGCCCACGCTCGTGCAGTTCCTGCTTCGCGCGGAGGTTCAGCGGCATGGGCAGCCCCAGACGGGGTGGCTGGCGCGACTGCACCACCGGTTCGAGGCGGGCTTCGAGCGCTTCCGTGCGCGGTACGTGGGCGCGCTCCAGGGCGCCCTGGCCCGGCCGCGCCGCGTGCTGGTGCTCTTCCTGCTCGCGGTGCTGGCGGCGGTGGGGTTGATGCCCTTCGTGGGCCGCGACTTCTTCCCCACCGTGGACGCGGGCCAGCTCCGCCTTCACGTCGTGGCGCCGCCGGGGACGCGCATCGAGGAGACGGAGCGGTACCTGTCGCTCGTGGAGGACGCCGTGCGTGAGCTCATTCCCGCCGAGGACCGGGTGAGCCTGATTGACATGATGGGCATGCCGGGCGGCTACAACCTCGCGCTGACGGATACCTCCAACGTGAGCAGCGCGGACGGGGAGGTCCTCGTGACGCTGGCTCCGCAGCGTCGGGTCCGGACGGACGCGTACGTCCGGCTGCTGCGCGAGCAGTTGCCGCGGCGCTTCCCCGAGCTCACGTTCTACTTCCAGCCCGCGGACATCGTGACGCAGATTCTCAACTTCGGGCTGCCGTCGCCCATTGACGTGCAGGTCTCGGGCTCCCAACGTGAGGCCACCTATGCCATCGCGCGCAAGCTCGAGGCGGAGCTGGGGCAGGTCCGGGGCGCGGTGGACGTGCGCCTGTCGCAGGTGGTGAACGCGCCGCGGCTGCACTTCGAGGTGGACCGGGTCCGCGCCAGCGCGGTGGGGCTCACACAGCGGGACGTGGCGAACAACGTGCTGCTCACCGTGTCATCCAGCTCGCAGGTGAGCCCCAGTTTCTGGATCGACCCGAAGACGGGGAACAGCTATCCCCTGTCGGTGCGCGTGCCGGAGACGCGGGTGTCCTCGGTGGAGGACCTGACGCGGATGGCGCTGCCCACCCGGGAGGGGCCCCAGCTCCTGGGCGACCTCACCCGGGTGCAGCGCGAGTGGACGCCCGTCTTCGTCACCCACGTGGACATCCAGCCCACCTTCAACGTCCGCGCGGACGTCCAGGACACGGACCTGGGCAGCGTGGCTTCGCGGCTGGAGCGGCTCGTCGAGCGCTACCGCGAGGAGCTGCCGCCGGGCTCGCGCATCCAGGTGCGTGGGCAGGTGGACAGCATGCGCACCAGCTTCGACCGGCTGCTGTTGGGCCTGCTGTTCGCGGCGGTGCTCGTCTACGCGCTGATGGTGGTCAACTTCCAGTCCTGGCTGGACCCCTTCATCATCATCACCGCGCTGCCCGGGGCGGTGGTGGGCATGGTGGTTTCGCTGTTCGCCACGCAGACGCCGTTCAGCATTCCCTCGTTGATGGGCGCCATCATGAGCGTGGGCGTGGCCACGGCGAACTCCGTGCTGGTGGTGTCCTTCGCCAACGAGCAGCTCGCGCGAGGCGCGAGCGCGGCGGAGGCGGCGCTCGAAGCGGGGCGGGTGCGGGTGCGCCCCGTGTTGATGACGGCGCTGGCCATGGGCCTCGGCATGCTCCCCATGTCCCTGAACCTGAGCGAGGGCGGCGAGCAGAACGCCGCGCTCGGCTGCGCCGTCATTGGCGGCCTCGTGGGCGCCACGGTAGCGACCCTGTTCTTCGTTCCCGTCGTCTACAGTCTGATGCAGGCGCGGCGGGCTGTCCGCGCGGCGTCCCCTGAACTCGAGCCCTCGGTGACAGCGTGA
- a CDS encoding GMC family oxidoreductase N-terminal domain-containing protein → MRLCIVGSGVAAVITARAALERGYEVVMLEAGPRTPMRDSRRWLDFVTTGVRPYHACEDSQGDANSRPGVQPERDHFLIKGSRLMAVGGSTLHWSGWTPRLQPEDLELRKRTGKGNDWPFSYTQLEPYYSQAESLLNVTGPNAPVDGHPTPWRSQPYKWNSPPYPIESEPVRHALKALGITYDHIPMSRRGPGGEGVGGPCMTFGTCRYCPMGARFDPTLLLADMESHPGFRLLASSPVLAVRMAGAVAQGVTYRTPEGETATLDADAVLVAAGALETPKLLWHSGFDEQRLPALGRYLITHPMLKLEGKLAKPPREFNGREVPMPALFSRHFDTPEQQAAGKMIFSEYPEEPDLQSWVRQEQLAPAYIDSFARESRLNLHGFIEEFPQAENRLRFTGKPGERQVEIHYAVDAGFAARWQWMTDTLMQVMKAAGCRESEVWVSGVIRRADHSVGTARFGQGPDSGVVDGRHLVFGTKNLFALTNGNFPNNGAINPTLTLTALSLRFADQVLPSLAPSRTTARP, encoded by the coding sequence ATGAGGCTGTGTATCGTCGGAAGTGGTGTTGCCGCGGTCATCACCGCCCGCGCCGCGCTGGAGCGGGGCTACGAGGTGGTGATGCTCGAAGCCGGCCCTCGCACGCCCATGCGGGACTCGCGCCGCTGGCTGGACTTCGTCACCACGGGCGTGCGGCCCTACCACGCCTGTGAGGACTCGCAGGGCGACGCCAACTCCCGTCCCGGTGTCCAACCCGAGCGCGACCACTTCCTCATCAAGGGCAGCCGGCTCATGGCCGTGGGCGGGTCAACGCTGCACTGGAGCGGCTGGACGCCCCGCCTCCAGCCCGAGGACCTGGAGCTGCGCAAGCGCACCGGCAAGGGGAACGACTGGCCCTTCAGCTACACCCAGCTCGAGCCCTATTACAGCCAGGCCGAGTCCCTGCTGAACGTCACCGGCCCCAACGCCCCCGTGGACGGACATCCCACGCCCTGGCGCTCGCAGCCCTACAAGTGGAACAGCCCGCCGTATCCCATCGAGTCAGAGCCGGTGCGCCACGCCCTGAAGGCGCTGGGCATCACCTATGACCACATTCCCATGTCGCGCAGAGGCCCCGGCGGCGAAGGTGTGGGCGGCCCGTGCATGACGTTTGGCACGTGCCGGTATTGCCCGATGGGCGCGCGCTTCGACCCCACCCTGCTGCTGGCGGACATGGAGTCCCACCCGGGCTTCCGGTTGCTCGCGAGCAGCCCGGTGCTGGCCGTGCGCATGGCGGGAGCGGTGGCCCAGGGCGTCACCTACCGCACCCCCGAGGGCGAGACGGCCACGCTGGACGCGGACGCCGTGCTGGTGGCCGCGGGCGCCCTGGAGACGCCCAAGCTGCTGTGGCACTCGGGCTTCGATGAGCAGCGCCTGCCCGCGCTCGGGCGCTACCTGATTACCCACCCGATGCTGAAGCTCGAGGGCAAGCTGGCGAAGCCACCCCGGGAGTTCAACGGGCGCGAAGTCCCCATGCCCGCCCTCTTCTCGCGGCACTTCGACACGCCGGAGCAGCAGGCCGCCGGGAAGATGATCTTCTCCGAGTACCCGGAGGAGCCGGACCTGCAGTCCTGGGTCCGCCAGGAGCAACTGGCGCCCGCGTACATCGACTCCTTCGCCCGGGAGAGCCGGCTCAACCTCCATGGCTTCATCGAGGAGTTCCCCCAGGCGGAGAACCGCCTGCGCTTCACGGGCAAGCCGGGCGAGCGCCAGGTGGAGATTCACTACGCGGTGGACGCGGGGTTCGCCGCGCGCTGGCAGTGGATGACCGACACCTTGATGCAGGTGATGAAGGCCGCGGGCTGCCGCGAGTCGGAGGTCTGGGTTTCGGGCGTGATTCGCCGGGCGGACCACTCGGTGGGCACGGCGCGCTTCGGCCAAGGGCCGGACTCGGGCGTCGTGGACGGGAGGCACCTCGTCTTCGGAACGAAGAACCTGTTCGCCCTCACCAACGGCAACTTCCCGAACAACGGCGCCATCAACCCGACGCTGACGCTCACCGCCCTCTCGCTGCGCTTCGCGGACCAGGTGCTGCCTAGCCTGGCGCCGTCACGCACTACAGCGCGGCCTTGA